From the genome of Plectropomus leopardus isolate mb chromosome 13, YSFRI_Pleo_2.0, whole genome shotgun sequence, one region includes:
- the si:dkey-71l1.1 gene encoding mitochondrial import receptor subunit TOM40B has product MGSVLALSSGPGHQNWPFSTDPPPSRWDAHPAHWDSPPRWERRDGRLPNPGSFHSLHRSCKDVFPQQIEGVKMILNKTLSSFFKVSHTLHLSAVSPSYYRFHVEHLQSDDYSKDKDAPALIGEMDSSGSLNAHALLHLTERVRARTVFQTQQSQFVTWQFETEYRGNDFTAAVTVANPDILRESVILVAHFLQSVSSGLVLGGELVYHRGRAEEGGILTLAGQYSRPNWVATLNAGKGGAHASYYHRANKQIQVGVEFEASTRTQETTTSFGYQMELPEANMVFRGMINSRCIIGGVLEKRLTPLPATLIMGAFVNHRGDKLQVGLGVNVG; this is encoded by the exons ATGGGCAGTGTTCTGGCTTTATCTTCAGGTCCGGGCCATCAGAACTGGCCTTTCTCTACGGACCCCCCTCCCTCTCGCTGGGACGCACATCCTGCTCACTGGGACAGTCCACCTCGCTGGGAGAGGAGAGATGGCCGCCTACCCAACCCAGGCAGCTTTCACTCTCTCCACAGGAGCTGCAAAG aTGTGTTTCCCCAACAGATTGAGGGAGTCAAGATGATCCTCAATAAAACTCTGAGCAGCTTCTTCAAG GTCAGTCACACTCTCCACCTCAGTGCTGTTAGTCCTTCATACTATCGATTCCACGTGGAGCATCTGCAGTCTGATGATTACAGCAAGGACAAG GATGCCCCAGCATTGATCGGTGAGATGGACTCCTCAGGCAGTCTGAACGCTCACGCTCTGCTGCACCTCACAGAGCGCGTACGAGCCAGAACAGTGTTCCAG ACTCAGCAGTCCCAGTTTGTAACATGGCAGTTTGAAACTGAGTACAGAGGGAACGACTTTACCGCTGCTGTGACGGTAGCCAACCCTGACATCCTCAGAGAGTCAG TAATCCTCGTGGCACACTTCCTGCAGAGTGTATCTTCTGGGCTGGTTTTAGGAGGGGAACTGGTCTACCATCGGGGCCGAGCAGAGGAAGGAGGGATTCTTACTTTGGCCGGGCAGTACTCAA GACCAAACTGGGTGGCGACGCTGAATGCTGGTAAAGGAGGTGCCCATGCTAGCTACTATCACAGAGCCAACAAACAG ATCCAAGTGGGAGTGGAGTTCGAAGCCAGTACCAGGACACAGGAGACCACAACCTCATTTGGGTACCAGATGGAACTTCCAGAGGCCAACATGGTCTTTAGAG gTATGATAAACAGTCGGTGCATAATAGGAGGCGTATTGGAGAAGCGCCTGACCCCACTCCCTGCCACCCTGATTATGGGTGCCTTTGTGAATCACAGAGGGGACAAGCTGCAGGTGGGCCTTGGCGTCAATGTGGGATAA
- the fdxacb1 gene encoding ferredoxin-fold anticodon-binding domain-containing protein 1 yields the protein MSPSRSILLVGEGNFSFSASVSQFETDTSVTATCLQHQEEALRQEGAATNIKTIKDSGGVVLFEVDCTKLKECASLQGRVFDRVVFNFPHCGRKSGVKKNRNLLKNFFLSCVQVLSENGEVHVSLCNGQGGTPADQPKREWHNSWQVAAMAAEAHLILSDVHAFESEKYQSYKCTGYRSQDKGFHVGKGLVHVFTRSLPYTPAQILKVEEAVEGDKVQYNIPAELSDYIFRGFLCPGSVHPVRLVQDFLLKGLAEKWSVSMTTETIPFLLTAKQLQACCRDVDSAHCYWVQLLQKDLNCDTQTSSDKEKDLDSQGDTGDTLSATCATSENRVRNKGAECLRSACSLDVDPEGESGLYVLRPSLLPQMEELLTKKELIKKAGSHEEDEGNNKSVEGHKTDGSFGGCNGVTSLLFGISGLVFRNVPVNLWALPAFHELLLRGVFPSQCEPIKLLGERLEPMLAPYGVSLVTEQGGLRLTAQPVGLVGRVSASNASDNIVSVTVSLNLDLLAVPLFSLPDWRLLWSHDPRFLQHFTLCSSPGKPFRPFSLFPEHFSFDISFWTGPTWEERKFHAVIREASRGTVEHIKLIDTFSHPDLSQTSYCYRLIYHSHTHALSHTQALQFHKDLESLLTSRLEVTIR from the exons ATGTCTCCTTCACGGTCCATATTGCTGGTGGGAGAGGGGAACTTTTCGTTTTCTGCCTCTGTGAGCCAGTTTGAGACGGACACCAGCGTGACGGCCACTTGCCTGCAGCATCAGGAGGAGGCACTGCGGCAGGAGGGCGCAGCCACCAACATCAAGACCATCAAGGACTCTG GCGGAGTGGTGCTTTTTGAGGTGGACTGCACAAAGCTGAAGGAGTGTGCGTCTCTGCAGGGTCGTGTGTTTGACCGTGTGGTGTTTAACTTTCCTCACTGCGGGAGGAAGAGTGGGGTTAAAAAGAACAGAAATCTTCTCAAAAACTTCTTTCTCAG TTGTGTTCAGGTTTTGTCTGAAAATGGCGAGGTCCACGTGTCCTTGTGCAACGGACAGGGTGGGACACCGGCAGACCAGCCGAAGCGAGAGTGGCACAACAGCTGGCAGGTGGCCGCCATGGCGGCAGAGGCACACCTGATCCTCAGTGATGTCCATGCGTTTGAAAGTGAGAAATACCAGAGCTACAAGTGCACTGGATACAG GAGCCAGGATAAAGGCTTTCATGTGGGGAAAGGTTTGGTCCACGTGTTCACTCGCAGCCTCCCCTACACTCCTGCTCAGATACTTAAGGTGGAGGAGGCTGTTGAAGGGGACAAAGTTCAGTACAACATACCAGCCGAGCTCAGTGATTACATATTCAG GGGATTTCTCTGCCCAGGTTCTGTCCATCCTGTCAGGTTGGTGCAGGATTTTCTTCTCAAAGGACTGGCGGAGAAGTGGTctgtctccatgacaacagaGACCATTCCCTTCCTCCTCACGGCCAAACAGCTGCAGGCATGCTGCCGTGATGTCGACAGCGCGCACTGCTACTGGGTCCAGCTGCTTCAGAAAGACCTCAACTGTGACACTCAGACCTCttcagacaaagagaaagatttGGACAGTCAGGGGGACACAGGAGACACCCTGTCAGCCACATGTGCTACTTCGGAGAACAGGGTGAGGAACAAAGGAGCTGAGTGCTTAAGGTCCGCATGCTCTCTTGATGTCGATCCTGAAGGGGAAAGTGGTCTTTACGTGCTGCGTCCATCACTGCTCCCTCAGATGGAGGAGCTTCTAACGAAAAAAGAGTTGATTAAAAAGGCAGGGAGTCACGAGGAGGATGAGGGGAATAATAAAAGTGTTGAGGGACATAAGACGGACGGGTCCTTTGGGGGCTGTAATGGTGTCACCAGCTTGTTATTTGGCATTAGTGGCCTGGTGTTTAGGAACGTGCCTGTCAACCTCTGGGCTCTGCCTGCCTTTCATGAGCTCCTCCTCAGAGGTGTTTTCCCATCACAATGTGAGCCAATCAAATTGCTCGGAGAGAGACTTGAACCGATGCTCGCCCCCTACGGGGTCTCCCTGGTCACAGAGCAGGGAGGTTTACGTCTTACGGCACAGCCAGTGGGTTTGGTTGGCAGGGTGTCAGCAAGCAATGCAAGTGACAACATTGTCAGCGTCACTGTGTCCCTGAATTTGGACCTCCTCGCCGTGCCCCTGTTCTCACTTCCTGACTGGCGGCTGCTGTGGTCACATGACCCACGCTTTTTACAGCACTTTACACTCTGTTCATCACCAGGGAAACCTTTCCGACCTTTCTCCCTGTTCCCCGAGCACTTTAGCTTTGACATCAGTTTCTGGACAGGGCCGACGTGGGAGGAGAGGAAGTTTCACGCTGTGATCAGAGAGGCGAGTCGCGGGACCGTGGAGCACATTAAGCTCATTGACACATTC